Proteins encoded together in one Halalkaliarchaeum sp. AArc-CO window:
- a CDS encoding V-type ATP synthase subunit E, which translates to MSLDTVVEDIREEARARADELIEDAEAEAEEIVSSAEEDAERIRQERKAEVERTIEQERDRSLSSAKLEAKQERLEARRDLLSEVREETEGALTELDGDRREELTEALLESALAEFDDETVVVRGREEDGELLEALLSDVEDASVGDAYDCLGGVVVEGEGSRVKVNNTFDSLLEEVWNRHLKELSDKLFEQ; encoded by the coding sequence ATGAGTCTGGACACTGTCGTTGAGGACATTCGAGAGGAAGCCCGCGCGCGTGCGGACGAACTCATCGAGGACGCCGAGGCGGAGGCCGAGGAGATCGTCTCCAGTGCCGAGGAGGACGCCGAGCGCATCCGACAGGAGCGAAAGGCGGAGGTCGAGCGCACGATCGAGCAGGAGCGCGACCGATCGCTCTCGAGCGCCAAACTCGAGGCGAAACAGGAACGGCTCGAGGCTCGTCGCGACCTCCTCTCGGAGGTCCGGGAGGAGACTGAAGGTGCGCTGACTGAACTGGACGGTGACCGTCGCGAGGAGCTCACCGAGGCGCTGCTGGAGTCGGCTCTCGCCGAGTTCGACGACGAAACCGTCGTCGTTCGCGGCCGCGAGGAGGACGGCGAGCTGCTCGAGGCGCTGTTGTCGGACGTCGAGGACGCCAGCGTGGGCGACGCCTACGACTGTCTGGGCGGCGTCGTCGTCGAGGGCGAGGGCTCGCGGGTGAAAGTGAACAATACGTTCGACTCGCTGCTCGAAGAGGTCTGGAACCGGCATCTCAAAGAGCTGAGCGACAAACTGTTCGAGCAATGA
- a CDS encoding V-type ATP synthase subunit C, producing MSTAGSSNTEYVVARVRARRGSLYSDEEYRKLIRMTPAEIARFMEESTYKPEINALGTRYSGVDLIEYALNRNLAKQFNTILGWAEGRLYDLLARYLRKFDAWNAKTVLRGIYTDASREAIESDLIRAGEFDDRLISRLLEAGTIEAAVDVLEDTLFGDDLAAAFADYEETDVLVPLENAIDRAYYDHLIADIGGDEPTTQYREFLQAEIDFRNARNALRLARSTAAIDPAEYYIAGGKLFTESQLAQLANNLDELVGYIRESQYADELSDALGQLEEADSLIAFEHAVDAALLEYSDRLGYVYPVSITPIASYILAKEREVENIRAIARGKEAGLSEEEIERELVII from the coding sequence ATGAGCACCGCCGGGAGTTCGAACACGGAGTACGTGGTCGCCAGAGTCCGCGCCCGCCGCGGAAGCCTCTACTCCGACGAGGAGTACCGGAAGCTCATCCGCATGACGCCGGCGGAGATCGCCCGGTTCATGGAGGAGTCGACGTACAAACCCGAGATCAACGCGCTCGGGACGCGGTACTCCGGGGTCGACCTCATCGAGTACGCGCTCAACCGGAACCTGGCAAAGCAGTTTAACACCATTCTCGGCTGGGCAGAGGGTCGGCTGTACGACCTTCTGGCGCGATATCTCCGGAAGTTCGACGCCTGGAACGCCAAGACTGTACTCCGGGGAATCTACACGGACGCTTCCCGCGAGGCAATCGAGTCGGACCTCATCCGTGCCGGCGAGTTCGACGACCGGCTGATCTCCCGGCTGCTGGAAGCCGGGACGATCGAGGCTGCCGTCGACGTGCTCGAGGACACGCTGTTCGGCGATGATCTCGCCGCGGCGTTTGCCGATTACGAGGAGACCGACGTGCTGGTACCGCTCGAGAACGCGATCGATCGGGCGTACTACGACCACCTGATCGCCGACATCGGTGGCGACGAACCCACCACCCAGTACCGGGAGTTCCTCCAGGCGGAGATCGACTTCCGGAACGCCAGAAACGCCCTCCGACTCGCGCGATCGACGGCCGCCATCGACCCCGCCGAGTACTACATCGCCGGGGGGAAGCTGTTTACGGAGTCACAGCTCGCCCAGCTCGCGAACAACCTCGACGAGCTGGTCGGCTACATCCGGGAGAGCCAGTACGCTGACGAGCTGTCCGACGCACTCGGGCAGCTGGAGGAGGCCGACAGCCTCATCGCGTTCGAGCACGCCGTCGACGCCGCCCTACTGGAGTACTCGGACCGTCTCGGGTACGTGTATCCGGTGTCGATCACACCGATCGCCTCGTACATCCTCGCGAAGGAGCGCGAGGTCGAGAACATCCGTGCGATCGCCCGCGGCAAGGAAGCGGGACTGTCCGAGGAAGAGATCGAACGGGAGCTGGTGATCATATGA
- a CDS encoding V-type ATP synthase subunit F has translation MSQEIAVIGSPEFTTGFRLAGVRKFENVPEEDKDEQLDDAVERTLADDDVGIIVMHDEDMEHLSRGVRESVETSIEPTLVTLGGSAGSGGLRNQIKRAIGIDLMEEED, from the coding sequence ATGAGCCAGGAAATCGCCGTCATCGGCAGTCCGGAGTTCACTACCGGATTCCGCCTGGCCGGCGTCAGAAAGTTCGAGAACGTCCCGGAAGAGGACAAAGACGAGCAGCTCGACGACGCGGTCGAACGGACCCTCGCGGACGACGACGTCGGCATCATCGTGATGCACGACGAGGACATGGAGCATCTCTCCCGTGGCGTCCGGGAGTCCGTCGAGACGAGCATCGAACCGACGCTCGTGACGCTGGGCGGCAGCGCCGGCAGCGGCGGACTACGAAACCAGATCAAACGCGCCATCGGCATCGATCTGATGGAGGAGGAAGACTAA
- a CDS encoding ATP synthase subunit A: protein MSQATQQETTDTGVIQRVSGPVVVARDLDARMNDVVYVGDEGLMGEVIEIEGETTTIQVYEETSGVSPGEPVENTGEPLTVDLGPGMLDAIYDGVQRPLDVLEEKMGSPYLDRGVDAPGIDLEETWEFEPTVEEGEEVEAGDVVGIVEETVTVDHKVMVPPDFEGGEVTAVEAGTFTVDETVVELDTGEEVTMHQEWPVREPRPTVEKRTPRTPLVSGQRILDGLFPIAKGGTAAIPGPFGSGKTVTQHSLAKWADADIVVYVGCGERGNEMTEVIEDFPELEDPKTGNPLMARTSLIANTSNMPVAARESCVYTGITIAEFYRDMGYDVALMADSTSRWAEAMREISSRLEEMPGEEGYPAYLAARLAQFYERAGYFENVNGTEGSVSVIGAVSPPGGDFSEPVTQNTLRIVKTFWALDADLAERRHFPAINWNESYSLYREQLDPWFTENVAEDWAEIRQWAIDTLDEEGELQEIVQLVGKDALPEDQQLTLEVARYLREAYLQQNAFHDVDTYCEPTKTYRILVAIKAFNDEAFSALDAGVPVEEVIDVDAAPRLNRIAVQEEYEEYVDELVDELTEQLRALY, encoded by the coding sequence ATGAGTCAAGCGACACAACAGGAGACCACCGACACCGGTGTCATCCAGCGAGTCAGCGGACCGGTCGTGGTCGCCCGCGATCTCGACGCCCGCATGAACGACGTCGTCTACGTCGGCGACGAAGGGTTGATGGGGGAAGTCATCGAGATCGAAGGCGAGACCACGACCATACAGGTGTACGAAGAGACCTCGGGCGTCAGCCCCGGCGAACCCGTCGAGAACACGGGCGAGCCGCTGACGGTCGACCTCGGTCCGGGAATGCTCGACGCCATCTACGACGGCGTCCAGCGTCCCCTGGACGTCCTCGAAGAGAAGATGGGGAGCCCATACCTCGACCGCGGGGTCGACGCCCCCGGCATCGACCTCGAGGAGACCTGGGAGTTCGAGCCCACCGTCGAGGAAGGAGAGGAAGTCGAGGCCGGTGACGTCGTCGGGATCGTCGAGGAGACGGTCACTGTCGATCACAAGGTGATGGTCCCGCCCGACTTCGAGGGCGGCGAGGTGACCGCCGTCGAGGCCGGCACCTTCACCGTCGACGAGACGGTCGTCGAACTCGACACCGGCGAGGAAGTGACGATGCACCAGGAGTGGCCGGTCCGGGAGCCGCGTCCGACCGTCGAAAAGCGGACGCCCCGGACGCCGCTGGTGTCGGGCCAGCGGATCCTCGATGGCCTGTTCCCGATCGCGAAGGGTGGGACGGCCGCGATTCCGGGACCCTTCGGGAGCGGGAAAACTGTCACCCAACATTCACTTGCCAAGTGGGCCGACGCAGACATCGTCGTGTACGTCGGCTGCGGCGAGCGCGGAAACGAGATGACCGAGGTGATCGAGGACTTCCCCGAACTGGAGGACCCGAAGACCGGCAACCCGCTGATGGCCCGAACCTCACTCATCGCCAACACCTCGAACATGCCGGTGGCGGCCCGCGAATCCTGCGTGTACACCGGGATCACGATCGCGGAGTTCTACCGCGACATGGGCTACGACGTGGCACTGATGGCCGACTCCACCTCCCGGTGGGCCGAGGCGATGCGGGAGATCTCGTCCCGTCTCGAGGAAATGCCCGGCGAGGAGGGGTATCCAGCCTATCTGGCCGCACGGCTCGCGCAGTTCTACGAGCGCGCCGGCTACTTCGAGAACGTCAACGGCACCGAGGGGTCGGTGTCGGTCATCGGCGCGGTGTCGCCGCCGGGCGGCGACTTCTCCGAGCCGGTCACCCAGAACACCCTGCGGATCGTGAAAACGTTCTGGGCGCTGGACGCCGACCTCGCCGAGCGCCGGCACTTCCCGGCGATCAACTGGAACGAGTCGTATTCGCTGTACCGCGAACAGCTGGATCCCTGGTTCACCGAGAACGTCGCCGAGGACTGGGCGGAGATCCGCCAGTGGGCGATCGACACCCTCGACGAGGAGGGCGAGCTCCAGGAGATCGTCCAGCTGGTCGGCAAGGACGCGCTGCCGGAAGACCAGCAGCTCACCCTCGAGGTGGCACGCTACCTCCGGGAGGCGTACCTCCAGCAGAACGCGTTCCACGACGTCGACACCTACTGTGAACCGACGAAGACGTACCGCATTCTCGTCGCCATCAAGGCGTTCAACGACGAGGCGTTCTCTGCCCTCGACGCTGGAGTGCCGGTCGAGGAGGTCATCGACGTCGACGCCGCACCGCGACTCAACCGAATCGCGGTCCAGGAGGAGTACGAAGAGTACGTCGACGAGCTCGTCGACGAGCTCACCGAACAGCTCCGTGCGCTCTACTGA
- a CDS encoding ATP synthase subunit B has product MKEYQTITEISGPLVFAEVDEAIGYDEIVEIETPQGEIKRGQVLESSEGLVAIQVFEGTSGIDQNASVRFMGETLKMPVTEDLLGRVMDGSGQPIDGGPEIVPDERRDIVGAAINPYSREYPEEFIQTGVSAIDGMNTLVRGQKLPIFSGSGLPHNELALQIARQSTVPEEDAAAEEGEGSEFAVIFGAMGITQEEANEFMADFERTGALERSVVFMNTADDPAVERTVTPRLALTTAEYLAFDKGYHVLVILTDMTNYCEALREIGAAREEVPGRRGYPGYMYTDLATLYERAGRIQGREGSVTQIPILTMPGDDDTHPIPDLTGYITEGQIYVDRDLNSQGIQPPINVLPSLSRLMDDGIGEGLTRADHADVSDQMYAAYAEGEDLRDLVNIVGREALSERDNKYLDFADAFESEFAQQGYQTNRDIDETIEIGWDLLSELPKEELNRIDEDLIEQHYREDETDRQVVEAAE; this is encoded by the coding sequence ATGAAAGAGTACCAGACTATCACCGAAATCAGCGGCCCGCTGGTGTTCGCCGAGGTCGACGAGGCGATCGGCTACGACGAGATCGTCGAGATCGAGACCCCACAGGGGGAGATCAAGCGGGGCCAGGTGCTGGAGTCCTCGGAGGGCCTCGTGGCCATCCAGGTGTTCGAAGGCACCTCCGGTATCGACCAGAACGCGTCCGTCCGATTCATGGGCGAGACGCTGAAGATGCCCGTCACCGAGGATCTGCTCGGTCGGGTGATGGACGGCTCGGGACAGCCGATCGACGGCGGGCCCGAGATCGTCCCCGACGAGCGGCGGGACATCGTCGGTGCGGCGATCAACCCCTACTCCCGGGAGTATCCCGAGGAGTTCATCCAGACGGGCGTATCCGCCATCGACGGGATGAACACGCTCGTTCGGGGCCAGAAGCTGCCGATCTTCTCCGGATCGGGCCTCCCGCACAACGAACTCGCGCTCCAGATCGCCCGCCAGTCGACGGTTCCCGAAGAGGACGCCGCCGCCGAGGAGGGAGAGGGGTCCGAGTTCGCAGTGATCTTCGGTGCGATGGGGATCACCCAGGAGGAGGCAAACGAGTTCATGGCCGACTTCGAGCGCACCGGCGCGCTGGAGCGGTCGGTCGTGTTCATGAACACGGCCGACGACCCCGCAGTCGAGCGGACGGTCACGCCGCGGCTGGCGCTTACGACCGCGGAGTACCTCGCGTTCGACAAGGGGTACCACGTGCTCGTGATCCTCACGGACATGACCAACTACTGTGAGGCGCTGCGGGAGATCGGCGCAGCCCGCGAAGAGGTGCCGGGCCGTCGTGGCTACCCTGGCTACATGTACACCGACCTGGCGACGCTGTACGAGCGCGCCGGCCGGATCCAGGGTCGGGAAGGCTCGGTTACCCAGATCCCGATCCTCACGATGCCGGGCGACGACGACACCCACCCGATCCCCGACCTGACGGGGTACATCACCGAGGGGCAGATCTACGTCGACCGCGACCTCAACTCCCAGGGGATCCAGCCGCCGATCAACGTGCTGCCGAGCCTGTCGCGACTGATGGACGACGGGATCGGCGAGGGGCTCACCCGCGCGGATCACGCAGACGTCTCCGATCAGATGTACGCCGCCTACGCAGAGGGGGAGGACCTCCGCGACCTGGTGAACATCGTGGGTCGCGAGGCGCTCTCCGAGCGTGACAACAAGTATCTCGACTTCGCGGACGCGTTCGAAAGCGAGTTCGCCCAGCAGGGGTACCAGACGAACCGCGACATCGACGAGACGATCGAAATCGGCTGGGACCTGCTGTCGGAACTCCCGAAGGAGGAGCTCAACCGGATCGACGAGGACCTGATCGAACAGCACTACCGCGAGGACGAGACCGACCGCCAGGTCGTCGAGGCGGCGGAGTAA
- a CDS encoding V-type ATP synthase subunit D: MAEDVKPTRKNLMAIEDRIELSERGHDTLEQKRDGLIMEFMDILDQAKDVRSQLDDDYETAQRKINMARAMEGDVAVRGAAAALKEYPEITTQSKNIMGVVVPQIESTKVRKDLEERGYGVLGSSARIDETADAYEQLLETIILAAEVETAMKKMLEEIETTKRRVNALEFKLLPELHDNKEYIEQKLEEQEREEIFRLKKIKAKKEEEEAEERAEANAEAARLQQADSEQ; the protein is encoded by the coding sequence ATGGCCGAGGACGTCAAACCCACGCGGAAGAACCTCATGGCGATCGAGGACCGGATCGAGCTCTCCGAGCGCGGTCACGACACGCTCGAGCAGAAGCGCGACGGGCTCATCATGGAGTTCATGGACATCCTCGATCAGGCCAAGGACGTCCGATCCCAGCTCGACGACGACTACGAGACGGCCCAGCGAAAGATCAACATGGCGCGGGCCATGGAGGGCGACGTCGCGGTCCGTGGCGCGGCGGCAGCGCTCAAGGAGTACCCTGAGATCACGACCCAGTCGAAGAACATCATGGGTGTGGTCGTTCCGCAGATCGAGTCGACAAAGGTCCGAAAGGACCTCGAGGAACGCGGCTACGGGGTGCTCGGCTCGTCGGCACGGATCGACGAAACCGCCGACGCCTACGAGCAACTGCTGGAGACGATCATCCTTGCGGCCGAGGTCGAGACGGCGATGAAGAAGATGCTCGAAGAGATCGAGACCACGAAGCGCCGCGTCAACGCCCTCGAGTTCAAGCTGTTGCCCGAACTGCACGACAACAAGGAGTACATCGAGCAGAAGCTCGAGGAACAGGAACGCGAGGAGATCTTCCGGCTCAAGAAGATCAAAGCAAAAAAAGAGGAGGAAGAAGCCGAGGAGAGGGCCGAAGCGAACGCCGAGGCGGCCCGCCTCCAACAGGCCGACTCCGAGCAGTAA
- a CDS encoding DUF6276 family protein — protein MTAVPCSRCEAPTVAFAVPTSLREHVDGATTASICTDCLLLESLDDTVEPAVPEHADFDPLPFPDGEAGAATALAVGLLDSLALNRPAIAASLEYAERNGADVFLALDRLAESDVNPSFDPAKRKAQLENLL, from the coding sequence ATGACTGCCGTGCCCTGTTCCCGATGTGAGGCGCCGACCGTCGCGTTCGCCGTCCCGACGTCCCTTCGAGAGCACGTCGACGGTGCGACGACGGCGTCGATCTGTACCGACTGCCTGTTGCTCGAGTCACTGGACGACACCGTCGAGCCTGCCGTGCCGGAACACGCCGATTTCGACCCGCTGCCGTTTCCGGACGGCGAGGCCGGGGCCGCGACGGCCCTCGCGGTCGGGCTGCTCGACTCGCTCGCGCTCAATCGTCCGGCGATCGCGGCGTCTCTCGAGTACGCCGAACGCAACGGTGCAGACGTCTTCCTCGCACTCGATCGGCTCGCCGAGAGTGACGTGAACCCGTCGTTCGATCCGGCCAAACGAAAAGCGCAGCTCGAAAACCTTCTGTAG
- the argF gene encoding ornithine carbamoyltransferase encodes MTDQEDPDSTAGEPSEGIPSGIEATDFVDVDDLSSAELQRILERAAAMKAGEDDTRLADATLGMLFEKPSTRTRISFETGMTQLGGHAMFLGPDDIQLGHGEPLRDTARVLGRYVDVVMARLFDHEDVVTLAEYADCPVVNGLTDEAHPCQTLADLLTLREQFDDDVSLAWIGDGNNVGQSFLLGAAMAGIDVTVATPTGYGMEPQVIERAGELGPAPAVTTDPEAAVDGADVVYTDVWVSMGQEDEREQKLSAFDGFQVNEELLAGTDAKVMHCLPAHRGEEITDAVMESDRVLVWDQAENRLHAQKALLVELLAG; translated from the coding sequence ATGACCGATCAAGAAGACCCCGACAGCACGGCCGGAGAACCGTCGGAGGGAATCCCCTCCGGGATCGAGGCGACCGACTTCGTCGACGTCGACGACCTCTCGTCGGCGGAGCTACAGCGAATCCTCGAGCGAGCCGCCGCGATGAAGGCCGGCGAGGACGACACGCGGCTGGCGGACGCCACCCTCGGGATGCTGTTCGAAAAGCCCAGTACGCGTACTCGAATCTCCTTCGAGACCGGGATGACGCAGCTGGGCGGCCACGCGATGTTCCTCGGTCCCGACGACATCCAGCTGGGACACGGGGAGCCGCTTCGTGACACCGCACGGGTGCTGGGACGGTACGTCGACGTCGTGATGGCACGGCTGTTCGACCACGAGGACGTGGTGACGCTCGCGGAGTACGCCGACTGTCCGGTGGTAAACGGACTCACCGACGAGGCACATCCGTGCCAGACGCTCGCCGACCTGCTCACACTGCGCGAGCAGTTCGACGACGACGTCTCACTCGCGTGGATCGGCGACGGAAACAACGTCGGCCAGTCGTTCCTTCTCGGGGCGGCGATGGCAGGGATCGACGTAACGGTCGCGACGCCGACGGGGTACGGGATGGAACCACAGGTGATCGAACGTGCCGGCGAACTCGGTCCGGCGCCGGCCGTGACGACGGATCCGGAGGCTGCCGTCGACGGCGCAGACGTCGTCTACACCGATGTGTGGGTGAGCATGGGCCAGGAGGACGAACGCGAACAGAAACTCTCCGCGTTCGACGGCTTCCAGGTGAACGAAGAGCTGCTGGCGGGAACCGACGCGAAGGTGATGCACTGCCTGCCGGCCCACCGCGGCGAGGAGATCACCGACGCAGTGATGGAGTCGGACCGGGTGCTGGTCTGGGACCAGGCGGAAAACAGGCTCCACGCACAGAAGGCACTCCTCGTCGAGTTGCTTGCGGGCTGA
- a CDS encoding [LysW]-lysine hydrolase: MSVSESAENVTDIPEASDERHHTALNTVGRGLLYDLVSIPSPSGDEQVAAERLAAFFEANDREVFLDDVGNVRAPGNDAVLLTSHVDTVPGEVPVEIRTAETEAGGDSGDEAAVDDDGGDGDVVDGGNDHELWGRGSVDATGPLAAMAVAAVRTGASFVGVVGEETDSRGARYLVEDRSPPEAVINGEPSGWDGITLGYRGFLSGTYVTTSESGHTSRPEPNAIQDAIAWWNRIEAAFDPDEWTPVFEQVTTKPVGFDGGLSADGLSVEATVDVQLRVPPSSTVEAVRERAEAELDGGTVSWKEPIPPTMSDPRGELARAFRVAIRGEGGDPRLLRKTGTSDVNLYADAWDRPMVTYGPGDSALDHAPDEHLSLSEFDRGVRVLTAVCKRCVSGDD, translated from the coding sequence ATGAGTGTCTCCGAAAGCGCCGAGAACGTGACTGACATACCCGAAGCCAGCGACGAACGCCACCACACTGCCCTGAACACGGTCGGACGGGGCCTACTGTACGATCTGGTGTCGATCCCGTCGCCCTCCGGTGACGAGCAGGTAGCGGCCGAACGGCTCGCCGCCTTCTTCGAGGCAAACGATCGGGAGGTGTTTCTCGACGACGTCGGCAACGTCCGGGCTCCCGGGAACGACGCCGTGCTCCTTACCTCCCACGTCGACACCGTCCCGGGCGAGGTGCCCGTCGAGATCCGGACCGCGGAGACGGAAGCCGGCGGTGATAGCGGTGACGAGGCTGCCGTCGATGACGACGGTGGCGACGGTGACGTTGTCGACGGGGGAAACGACCACGAACTGTGGGGGCGAGGGAGCGTCGACGCGACGGGACCGCTCGCCGCGATGGCTGTCGCGGCCGTCCGTACCGGCGCCTCGTTCGTCGGCGTCGTCGGCGAGGAGACCGACTCCCGGGGTGCCCGCTACCTCGTCGAGGACCGCTCCCCCCCGGAGGCGGTGATCAACGGCGAGCCCTCCGGCTGGGACGGCATTACACTCGGCTACCGGGGCTTTCTGTCCGGAACGTACGTCACCACGAGCGAGTCCGGCCACACCTCCCGGCCGGAACCGAACGCCATCCAGGACGCGATCGCGTGGTGGAACCGGATCGAGGCGGCGTTCGACCCCGACGAGTGGACGCCGGTTTTCGAGCAGGTGACGACAAAGCCCGTCGGCTTCGACGGCGGGCTCTCGGCCGACGGCCTCTCGGTGGAGGCGACCGTCGACGTCCAGCTTCGCGTCCCTCCCTCGAGCACTGTAGAGGCGGTTCGGGAGCGCGCCGAGGCGGAGCTCGACGGCGGGACCGTCTCCTGGAAGGAGCCGATCCCGCCGACCATGAGTGATCCACGGGGGGAGCTGGCCCGGGCCTTCCGGGTGGCGATCCGCGGTGAGGGGGGCGATCCGCGGTTGCTCCGAAAAACCGGAACCAGCGACGTCAACCTCTACGCCGACGCCTGGGACCGCCCGATGGTGACGTACGGCCCCGGCGACTCGGCACTGGACCACGCCCCCGACGAACACCTGTCGCTTTCGGAGTTCGACCGGGGCGTGCGCGTATTGACTGCGGTGTGTAAACGGTGCGTATCGGGCGACGACTGA
- a CDS encoding aminotransferase class III-fold pyridoxal phosphate-dependent enzyme, with the protein MSGFVFSEKPIRIESGDGVYLQSADGTDYLDFGASYAVTPLGHSHPAVVDAIQTQAATLTYVQASYPVEVRTELYDRLATVAPGDLSNVWLCNSGTEANEAAMKFARSATGRGKIVATKRAFHGRTMGALAMTWKQKYKAPFEPLAGGIEFVEYGDAEALESAVDEETAALFLEPVQGEGGIHPASRSYLESAREITTEAGAALVFDEIQTGLGRTGTLWACEAAGVVPDMLTTAKGLANGLPAAATLCADWIAEDAGDHGSTFSGGPVVCAAANATLETIVEADLPSHAGEIGTYFREELEAAAEKHDLPVRDVRGNGLLVGIEVKRGANRVLRDLAIDQQVLALPAGRTVVRFLPPLVVEQSHADRVVDAVTEVLS; encoded by the coding sequence ATGAGCGGGTTCGTCTTCTCGGAAAAGCCCATCCGGATCGAATCGGGAGACGGCGTGTACTTACAATCCGCAGACGGCACCGACTACCTCGACTTCGGCGCCTCGTATGCGGTGACGCCGCTGGGGCACTCCCATCCCGCGGTTGTGGACGCGATCCAGACACAGGCCGCGACGCTGACGTACGTCCAGGCGTCGTATCCAGTCGAGGTCCGGACGGAACTGTACGATCGGCTGGCGACTGTCGCGCCGGGCGACCTCTCGAACGTCTGGCTGTGCAATTCCGGCACCGAGGCCAACGAGGCGGCCATGAAGTTCGCTCGGAGCGCGACCGGCCGTGGGAAGATCGTCGCCACGAAGCGGGCGTTCCACGGCCGGACGATGGGAGCGCTCGCGATGACCTGGAAACAGAAGTACAAGGCACCGTTCGAACCGCTCGCCGGCGGGATCGAGTTCGTCGAGTACGGCGACGCCGAGGCTCTCGAGTCGGCCGTAGACGAGGAAACGGCGGCGCTGTTTCTCGAACCCGTCCAGGGGGAAGGCGGGATCCACCCCGCCTCCCGAAGCTATCTCGAGAGTGCCCGCGAGATCACCACGGAGGCGGGGGCAGCGCTCGTCTTCGACGAGATCCAGACCGGCCTCGGTCGGACGGGAACGCTGTGGGCCTGCGAGGCCGCGGGCGTCGTCCCGGACATGCTCACGACGGCGAAAGGACTGGCAAACGGGCTCCCCGCGGCGGCGACGCTGTGTGCCGACTGGATCGCCGAGGACGCCGGCGACCACGGTTCGACGTTCTCCGGCGGCCCGGTCGTGTGTGCGGCCGCAAACGCGACCCTGGAGACAATCGTCGAGGCGGACCTCCCGTCTCACGCCGGCGAGATCGGGACGTACTTCCGGGAAGAACTTGAGGCGGCCGCCGAGAAACACGACCTTCCAGTACGTGACGTGCGCGGCAATGGACTGCTCGTCGGAATCGAGGTGAAACGCGGGGCGAACCGCGTGCTCCGGGATCTCGCGATCGACCAGCAGGTGCTCGCGCTGCCGGCCGGTCGGACGGTCGTTCGGTTCCTGCCGCCGCTCGTCGTCGAACAGTCCCACGCCGACCGGGTCGTCGACGCCGTCACGGAGGTTCTCTCGTGA
- a CDS encoding acetylglutamate/acetylaminoadipate kinase, whose amino-acid sequence MNEDEPSTQGEVSESTDGEAPVVVKIGGAKAVDPAGAVGDVAHLVANAREVVVVHGGSTAVDDTLERLGKEPTYVETPSGVSGRFTDAETMDVFSMVLPGKLNTDLVALLQESGVDAVGLSGVDGGLLSGPRKSAVRVRENGKKKIKRGEHSGKLESVNGELLSLLLEAGYVPVVSPPMAGEESDGGVTPVNTDADRAAGAIAAEIGAELVLLTDVDGIYADPEDPETLIGSVASPAELEALESAAEGFMTKKVMAAVEALEGGAAGVTVSDANLRDPVVAALGGAGTRIDPGVLGVDPTSEADADAEPETKSETEA is encoded by the coding sequence ATGAACGAGGACGAACCATCCACACAGGGAGAGGTATCGGAGTCGACGGACGGAGAGGCACCCGTCGTCGTGAAGATCGGCGGCGCGAAGGCCGTCGATCCAGCCGGGGCGGTCGGCGACGTTGCCCACCTCGTCGCCAACGCGCGCGAGGTAGTCGTCGTCCACGGCGGTTCGACGGCAGTCGACGACACGCTGGAACGGCTCGGCAAGGAACCGACCTACGTCGAGACGCCCTCGGGCGTCTCCGGACGGTTTACCGACGCCGAGACGATGGACGTGTTCTCGATGGTGTTGCCCGGCAAACTCAACACGGACCTGGTCGCGCTCCTGCAGGAGTCCGGCGTCGACGCCGTCGGGCTCTCGGGCGTGGACGGGGGGCTCCTTTCGGGCCCGCGCAAGTCGGCGGTCCGAGTGCGCGAGAACGGCAAGAAGAAGATCAAACGCGGCGAGCACTCCGGAAAGCTCGAGTCGGTCAACGGCGAGCTGTTGTCGCTGCTGTTGGAGGCGGGCTACGTCCCGGTCGTCTCCCCGCCGATGGCCGGCGAGGAGTCCGACGGCGGAGTCACGCCCGTCAACACCGACGCCGACCGCGCCGCGGGGGCGATCGCCGCCGAAATCGGCGCCGAACTGGTGCTTTTGACCGACGTCGACGGAATATACGCGGATCCGGAGGATCCGGAGACGCTGATCGGGTCGGTTGCCTCGCCTGCGGAACTCGAAGCGCTCGAGTCCGCAGCCGAGGGGTTCATGACGAAGAAGGTGATGGCCGCAGTCGAGGCCCTGGAGGGAGGCGCCGCCGGCGTGACGGTGTCGGACGCCAACCTCCGTGACCCGGTCGTCGCCGCGCTCGGCGGGGCCGGCACCCGGATCGACCCGGGCGTACTCGGCGTCGACCCTACGTCCGAAGCCGACGCGGACGCCGAACCCGAGACGAAGTCGGAGACGGAGGCGTGA